One genomic region from Candidatus Nitrosopumilus koreensis AR1 encodes:
- a CDS encoding aminotransferase class I/II-fold pyridoxal phosphate-dependent enzyme has product MSDINDLRNKMDEVTLQMIKLLKTRTDIAKEIGEVKKNIGKVVTDEPREENLRGKVISLCQEIGLDENIATKFLNFLLNESIKVQSSNKQTHLSIFLKAKELEQQGKNIIHMEVGEPDFLPPTIVKDALEEVYDKGFLKYGQAKGMPIFREALAKHVNKKFSVNISEKNIIISPGARFSIFTAISTLLNPGDEMIVIEPAWPAYKDCALNSGIKVRTINTTLENKWEPSIEQIQNIINSNTKMIVLNYPNNPTGKVLPEKLQDEIIGIAKKNNLYVLSDEIYSEYVKTSWKSVLTYDYDKSIVTQSFSKSHAMTGFRIGYAIADVKIIEKMAKLEALCLTNVSEPIQYIAMRALDADISNNNKTVQNRLDVLIQKAKEMNLEIVVPDGAMYIFAKVNKEGFDGVQFANNTLEKGLAIAPGEGFGDYKNFIRISACQDEKTLIEGMNILKDIMSEYQ; this is encoded by the coding sequence ATGTCAGATATCAACGACTTACGAAATAAGATGGATGAAGTAACCCTTCAAATGATAAAGTTACTAAAAACTAGAACAGACATTGCAAAAGAGATTGGGGAAGTAAAGAAAAACATTGGCAAGGTAGTAACAGATGAACCACGTGAAGAAAATCTTCGAGGAAAAGTAATTTCACTATGTCAAGAAATTGGATTAGATGAAAACATTGCTACAAAATTTTTGAATTTTCTATTAAATGAATCAATCAAAGTTCAATCATCAAACAAACAGACACACCTTTCAATATTTCTCAAAGCAAAAGAATTGGAACAACAAGGGAAAAATATCATTCACATGGAAGTGGGTGAACCAGACTTTTTGCCTCCAACAATTGTAAAAGATGCATTAGAAGAAGTGTATGATAAAGGATTTCTAAAGTATGGACAAGCAAAAGGAATGCCAATTTTTAGAGAAGCACTTGCAAAACATGTAAATAAAAAATTTAGTGTAAACATCTCTGAAAAAAATATCATAATAAGTCCTGGTGCAAGGTTCTCAATATTTACAGCAATTTCTACTCTTCTTAATCCAGGTGATGAAATGATTGTAATTGAGCCTGCATGGCCTGCCTACAAAGATTGTGCATTAAATTCAGGAATTAAAGTCAGGACAATAAACACAACATTAGAAAACAAATGGGAGCCTTCAATTGAACAAATTCAAAATATAATTAATTCAAATACAAAAATGATTGTTTTGAATTACCCCAATAACCCAACAGGTAAAGTCCTTCCAGAAAAATTGCAAGACGAGATTATTGGAATTGCTAAAAAAAATAACCTGTATGTGCTAAGTGACGAGATTTATTCGGAATATGTAAAAACTAGTTGGAAAAGTGTTTTGACTTATGATTATGACAAAAGTATTGTAACACAATCATTTTCAAAATCCCATGCTATGACAGGATTTAGAATAGGATATGCAATTGCAGATGTCAAAATTATTGAAAAGATGGCAAAATTAGAGGCACTGTGTCTAACAAATGTATCAGAACCAATCCAGTATATTGCCATGAGGGCATTAGATGCAGACATATCCAACAACAATAAAACAGTCCAGAATAGACTAGATGTGTTGATTCAAAAGGCAAAGGAGATGAATTTGGAGATTGTTGTTCCAGATGGTGCAATGTACATTTTTGCCAAAGTCAACAAAGAAGGGTTTGACGGAGTACAATTCGCAAACAACACACTTGAAAAAGGTTTAGCAATAGCACCAGGAGAAGGATTTGGAGATTATAAAAATTTCATAAGAATTTCTGCATGTCAAGACGAGAAGACACTAATTGAGGGAATGAATATACTAAAGGATATCATGAGTGAGTATCAATGA
- the aroC gene encoding chorismate synthase, whose translation MLPGSSIGQRLVLTSFGESHGKSIGAVLDGCPAGLEIDEKDIQKMLDQRKPGQNLISTQRKEGDIVEIISGVFRGHTTGAPITMVIWNSDQKSKDYENLKTKLRPGHSDYPAMIKYNQYNDHRGGGRFSGRLTATHVMGGAIARKLLKVTLGIETNSFTSQIGKIKMEREFNEKMINSIYKNEVRCPETKTAKMMRARILDARKKGDSLGGIIESVTTNVPVGLGEPIFSSLESDLSKAMFSIPSVKGVEFGSGFRGSELFGSENNDLYTVKRGKIVTKTNNSGGILGGISNGMPITMRIAFKPASSISQKQSTVDIKTKKETTLQVKGRHDPCVVPRAPPVVDSLVALTIADHALISGQIKPVL comes from the coding sequence ATGTTGCCGGGAAGTTCTATTGGTCAGCGTCTTGTGTTGACAAGTTTTGGTGAAAGTCATGGAAAATCTATCGGAGCAGTTTTGGATGGATGTCCTGCAGGATTAGAAATTGATGAAAAAGACATTCAAAAAATGTTAGACCAAAGAAAGCCAGGTCAGAATCTAATTTCAACACAAAGAAAAGAAGGAGACATAGTAGAAATTATCTCAGGAGTTTTTAGGGGGCATACAACAGGTGCACCAATAACAATGGTAATTTGGAACAGTGATCAGAAATCCAAAGATTATGAAAATTTGAAAACAAAACTTAGGCCAGGACATTCTGATTATCCAGCCATGATAAAATACAATCAATATAATGATCATAGAGGAGGAGGAAGATTTTCTGGAAGATTAACTGCAACACATGTAATGGGAGGTGCAATTGCAAGAAAACTTCTCAAAGTAACTTTAGGAATTGAAACAAATTCGTTTACATCGCAGATTGGAAAAATAAAGATGGAAAGAGAATTTAATGAAAAAATGATTAACTCAATTTACAAAAACGAGGTAAGATGTCCTGAAACTAAAACAGCAAAAATGATGAGAGCAAGAATTTTAGATGCAAGAAAAAAAGGTGATTCGCTAGGAGGCATAATTGAATCAGTGACAACAAATGTTCCAGTTGGATTAGGTGAACCGATTTTTAGTTCATTAGAATCAGATTTGAGTAAAGCAATGTTTTCTATTCCATCCGTAAAGGGTGTGGAGTTTGGTTCTGGATTTAGAGGTTCAGAGCTTTTTGGTTCTGAGAACAATGACTTGTATACTGTAAAAAGAGGTAAAATTGTAACAAAGACAAATAATTCAGGAGGAATTTTAGGAGGAATTTCAAATGGTATGCCCATTACAATGAGAATTGCATTCAAACCAGCATCATCAATCTCACAAAAGCAAAGCACAGTAGACATCAAAACCAAAAAAGAGACTACACTTCAAGTGAAGGGGAGGCACGATCCATGTGTTGTTCCAAGAGCACCACCAGTAGTTGACTCTCTTGTAGCACTAACAATTGCAGACCATGCTCTAATTTCAGGCCAAATCAAGCCCGTTTTGTAG
- a CDS encoding NUDIX domain-containing protein has product MRSTKIVTSFIKNNEKLLILKRSEEVKTMKGLWAGVSGIIEKNEEPLKRAKIEIFEEVGITEDKITLIKSAEEMSVNSPQYQNHEWKIFPFLFEAKNPTIKLNWENSDFKWIKVDELKNYETVPSLQKVLFNLL; this is encoded by the coding sequence ATGCGCTCAACAAAGATAGTGACATCTTTTATCAAAAATAATGAGAAATTACTAATCTTAAAACGAAGCGAGGAGGTTAAAACCATGAAAGGTTTATGGGCAGGCGTCAGTGGAATCATAGAAAAAAATGAAGAGCCACTAAAAAGAGCAAAAATTGAAATTTTTGAAGAAGTTGGAATTACTGAAGACAAAATTACTTTGATAAAATCTGCAGAAGAAATGAGTGTCAACTCACCACAATATCAAAATCACGAATGGAAGATTTTTCCATTTTTATTTGAAGCAAAAAATCCAACAATCAAACTCAATTGGGAAAATTCTGATTTCAAATGGATCAAAGTGGACGAATTAAAAAATTATGAAACAGTACCTAGCCTTCAAAAAGTATTATTCAATTTGTTGTAA
- the aroA gene encoding 3-phosphoshikimate 1-carboxyvinyltransferase codes for MKCKIEKSKISGQIICPPNKSYTHRAIFLASLAGNNSKVENVLLSADTRATIEACKRFGAEIETENSSIIVKNPIKFDKIVPEINTENSGTTIRIASGIASLFSEEITLTGDESLKKRPMQPLLDALSSIGAQCQSTDGKPPIKIKGKIMGGDVTIPGNFSSQFISALLISAPLTEKGINLSIKDNLVSKPYLDATIATMRKFGVSVQTLIPYKRYNISPQVYNSTTFTVPIDFSSLALLLSAAVLNGDRTIIKGNIGNLPQGDEVFIDILEQLGVTVSIDDDEIKIKSPQKLRGGRFDLSNSPDLLPPLAILALNSEKPIEIVNVKHARLKETDRIAITSRELTKLGIKIQENEDGLVLESAEVLNGAELNSENDHRLFMAFCIAGMYIGNCTVTDPESVQVSYPNFIEEMNRVGAKIQLE; via the coding sequence ATGAAGTGTAAAATAGAGAAATCAAAAATATCAGGACAAATAATTTGTCCTCCAAATAAGAGCTATACACACAGAGCAATATTTCTGGCATCACTTGCAGGAAACAACAGTAAGGTGGAAAATGTACTGTTATCAGCAGACACTAGAGCAACAATTGAAGCATGTAAGAGATTTGGTGCAGAGATTGAAACAGAAAATTCATCAATAATTGTCAAAAATCCCATAAAATTTGATAAAATTGTGCCTGAGATTAATACTGAGAACTCCGGAACAACAATCAGAATAGCCTCAGGGATTGCAAGTTTGTTTTCAGAAGAGATTACTCTAACTGGAGATGAAAGCCTCAAGAAAAGACCCATGCAACCTCTCTTAGATGCATTATCAAGCATAGGCGCACAATGTCAATCAACTGATGGAAAACCACCAATCAAAATTAAAGGAAAGATTATGGGAGGAGATGTAACAATTCCAGGAAATTTTTCGAGTCAATTTATTTCTGCATTATTAATCAGTGCACCATTAACTGAGAAAGGAATCAACCTTTCAATAAAAGACAATCTGGTATCAAAACCATACCTTGATGCAACAATTGCAACAATGAGAAAATTTGGAGTTAGTGTACAAACATTAATTCCATACAAAAGATACAATATTTCACCACAAGTTTACAATTCAACAACATTTACAGTTCCAATTGATTTTTCAAGTCTTGCATTACTTTTATCTGCAGCAGTATTAAATGGAGATAGAACGATAATTAAAGGAAATATTGGGAATTTGCCCCAAGGTGATGAAGTATTCATCGACATACTAGAACAGTTAGGAGTAACAGTAAGTATTGATGATGATGAAATCAAAATAAAGTCCCCTCAAAAACTAAGAGGAGGAAGATTTGATTTGAGCAATTCACCAGATCTCTTACCGCCATTAGCAATACTTGCATTAAATTCAGAAAAACCAATTGAAATTGTCAATGTAAAACATGCAAGATTAAAAGAAACAGATAGAATTGCAATAACATCAAGAGAGTTAACAAAACTAGGAATTAAAATTCAAGAAAATGAAGATGGACTAGTTTTAGAATCAGCAGAAGTTCTTAATGGAGCAGAACTGAATTCAGAAAACGATCATAGATTGTTCATGGCGTTTTGTATTGCTGGAATGTACATTGGAAATTGTACTGTAACAGATCCAGAATCAGTTCAGGTCTCTTATCCTAATTTCATAGAAGAGATGAACAGAGTTGGGGCAAAAATTCAACTTGAATAA
- the thiC gene encoding phosphomethylpyrimidine synthase ThiC: protein MATQMTAARRGVATDEMKQVAKDEDVSLDWLIPKIAKGSIIIPSNNCRPQKIHNVGIGKGLKTKVNVNIGTSTLNVNLEEEIEKAKVAVKYHADTMMDLSDGGDVKQIRKTLLETAPITFGTVPIYEAYNYGVEVHKNPLNLTEDDYLNAFENNAKDGVDYTTIHCGITKDIAKRILKVQRYGGVVSKGGTITAAWMLKHDKENPYLTHYDYLVEMAKKYDVTFSLGDALRPGSILDSHDELQVQEMINISQLTKRAHEQDVQVMVEGPGHVPLNEVAANVRLAKSLIGDVPYYVLGPLVTDVASGHDHIASAIGAAVSASEGVDLLCYLTPSEHLALPNADEVKAGLIAYRIAAHAGDLVKIRDKAIKWDMEMTEARRTLDWEKQLALSIDPEEAAKIHSRTGQHPGNNVPCTMCGGACVYMMLPQQKKYDKENENLQQIE from the coding sequence ATGGCCACTCAAATGACTGCAGCACGACGTGGTGTTGCAACTGATGAGATGAAACAAGTTGCAAAAGATGAAGATGTTTCACTTGATTGGCTAATCCCAAAAATTGCAAAAGGCTCTATAATCATTCCAAGTAATAACTGCAGGCCTCAAAAAATTCACAATGTTGGAATTGGCAAGGGTTTGAAAACAAAAGTAAATGTCAACATTGGCACATCCACATTAAATGTAAACCTTGAAGAAGAAATTGAAAAGGCAAAAGTTGCTGTAAAATACCATGCAGATACTATGATGGATCTTAGTGATGGTGGTGATGTAAAGCAAATCAGAAAAACTTTGTTAGAAACTGCACCAATCACTTTTGGCACTGTTCCAATTTATGAGGCATACAATTATGGTGTTGAAGTTCACAAAAACCCTCTAAATCTTACTGAAGATGATTATCTAAATGCATTTGAAAATAATGCAAAAGATGGTGTTGATTATACTACTATTCATTGTGGAATCACAAAAGATATTGCAAAAAGAATACTAAAAGTTCAAAGATATGGTGGTGTTGTTAGCAAAGGTGGTACCATAACTGCTGCTTGGATGTTAAAACACGACAAAGAAAATCCATACTTGACCCATTATGATTACCTTGTAGAGATGGCAAAAAAATACGATGTCACTTTTAGCCTTGGCGATGCTCTTAGACCAGGCTCAATTTTGGATTCACATGATGAATTACAAGTCCAAGAAATGATTAACATCTCTCAACTAACAAAACGAGCACATGAACAAGATGTCCAAGTAATGGTTGAAGGGCCTGGACATGTTCCTCTAAATGAAGTTGCAGCAAATGTTAGATTGGCAAAATCTCTGATTGGTGATGTTCCATATTATGTTCTAGGTCCCTTGGTAACTGATGTTGCGTCTGGACATGATCATATTGCAAGTGCTATTGGCGCAGCTGTATCTGCCAGCGAAGGCGTTGATCTTTTGTGTTATCTTACTCCTTCAGAACATCTTGCATTGCCAAATGCTGATGAAGTAAAGGCCGGATTAATTGCATATAGAATTGCTGCGCATGCAGGTGATCTTGTAAAAATTCGTGATAAGGCGATTAAATGGGATATGGAAATGACTGAAGCTCGGCGTACTTTAGATTGGGAGAAACAACTTGCTTTGTCTATTGATCCTGAAGAAGCTGCAAAAATACATAGTAGAACAGGACAACATCCTGGTAATAATGTCCCCTGTACTATGTGTGGGGGTGCATGTGTTTACATGATGTTGCCTCAACAAAAAAAATATGATAAAGAAAACGAAAATTTACAACAAATTGAATAA
- the thiD gene encoding bifunctional hydroxymethylpyrimidine kinase/phosphomethylpyrimidine kinase, with the protein MNILSIGGSDPSSGAGIQSDIRMFSALNTYTLTVITAITSQNTSNFGIVEPVSSKMLKKQLESLFLDFKIDGIKIGMVYNSKIIKVIYQQLNKLKIPIVVDPVIKSTTGGKLLEINAVKDFKKYIIPLATVITPNKDEAEFLSKTKISRKNTPKIIAKKIQDMGAKNVVITGIEGRNNKISDFVLEKNTKYVISGEKISKINHGSGCNHSAAIVYSLAKKKSIKESLYFARKFTYDSIKNAKKIGKGVLITDIQSEDKIKEDLSNAINRFTEIKGIYKNIPECQTNFVFSKQKPKSTKDVLGISGRIVKAEKRVIVAGELKYGGSKHVATALLSMNKKYPQICSAINLKYQKTTISKIKKSKLIVGSYDRSLEPKDVKIKGSTIKWGINFAIKNSKNIPDVIYHKGDFGKEPMIIVFGKTPENVLKKILKITG; encoded by the coding sequence GTGAACATATTATCAATTGGAGGTTCTGATCCTTCATCAGGGGCAGGGATTCAAAGCGATATCAGAATGTTTTCAGCATTAAACACATACACATTAACTGTTATTACAGCAATCACAAGTCAAAACACTTCAAACTTTGGAATTGTTGAACCAGTATCATCGAAGATGTTAAAAAAACAACTAGAATCATTGTTTTTAGATTTTAAAATTGACGGAATTAAAATTGGAATGGTGTATAATTCAAAAATTATCAAAGTAATTTATCAACAATTAAACAAATTAAAAATTCCAATTGTAGTTGATCCAGTAATCAAATCAACCACAGGAGGAAAATTATTAGAAATCAATGCAGTAAAAGATTTTAAAAAATATATCATTCCACTTGCCACAGTAATTACACCAAACAAAGATGAGGCAGAATTTCTATCAAAAACTAAAATTTCAAGAAAAAATACGCCTAAAATAATTGCAAAAAAGATTCAAGATATGGGAGCAAAAAATGTCGTAATCACAGGAATTGAAGGAAGAAACAACAAAATATCAGATTTTGTACTAGAAAAAAACACAAAATATGTCATATCAGGAGAAAAGATTTCAAAAATTAATCACGGTAGTGGTTGCAATCACTCTGCTGCAATAGTCTATTCTCTTGCAAAAAAGAAAAGCATCAAAGAATCATTGTATTTTGCAAGAAAATTCACATACGACTCGATAAAAAATGCAAAAAAGATTGGAAAAGGTGTTTTAATTACAGACATACAGAGTGAAGACAAGATCAAAGAAGACTTGTCTAATGCAATAAACAGATTTACCGAAATAAAAGGAATTTACAAAAATATTCCAGAATGCCAAACAAATTTTGTATTCTCAAAACAAAAACCAAAATCTACAAAAGATGTTTTGGGAATTTCAGGAAGAATTGTCAAGGCAGAAAAAAGAGTCATTGTTGCTGGAGAACTGAAATACGGTGGCTCAAAACACGTTGCAACTGCATTGTTATCTATGAATAAGAAATATCCACAAATTTGTTCGGCAATTAATTTAAAATATCAAAAAACAACTATATCAAAAATTAAAAAATCTAAATTGATAGTAGGTAGTTATGATCGTAGTTTAGAACCCAAAGATGTTAAAATCAAAGGTTCGACAATTAAATGGGGAATAAATTTTGCAAT
- a CDS encoding shikimate kinase, whose protein sequence is MAKVKATVHGAVSLVNAIANQKGATLGIDLKVEATIETSPGKGIVIQSENKTLSSRLINKTVEKIVSKKDLEQNKITITLESEIPTGYGLKSSSAISSAVALGCAKIFKPKFTDKQILLAGVDASIESKVSITGAYDDACSCYYGGFNVTDNAKKKRISHEKGPSNLIAVIFIPKNRKRGNLKKLKVLSSVFDHAWNLARKTNYWEAMIINGLATASILSSSPEIITELIERGSLGASVSGNGPAIAAITKKENESNIKKAFSALEGNIIISKISNKKAEVHEV, encoded by the coding sequence ATGGCAAAGGTAAAGGCAACCGTTCACGGAGCAGTTTCACTGGTAAATGCAATTGCAAATCAAAAAGGAGCCACGTTAGGAATAGATCTTAAAGTAGAAGCCACAATAGAGACATCTCCCGGAAAAGGAATAGTCATTCAATCAGAAAATAAAACTCTCAGTTCTCGTTTGATCAACAAAACAGTTGAAAAAATCGTTTCAAAAAAAGACCTTGAACAAAATAAAATTACAATCACATTAGAATCAGAAATCCCCACAGGTTATGGATTAAAAAGTTCAAGTGCAATATCATCAGCAGTTGCATTAGGCTGTGCAAAAATATTCAAGCCAAAATTTACAGATAAACAAATTCTACTTGCAGGAGTTGACGCATCAATTGAATCAAAAGTAAGTATTACAGGAGCATATGATGATGCATGTTCCTGTTATTATGGAGGATTTAACGTTACAGACAATGCAAAGAAAAAAAGAATAAGTCATGAGAAAGGCCCATCAAACTTGATTGCAGTAATCTTTATTCCAAAAAATAGAAAACGTGGAAATTTGAAAAAACTCAAAGTATTATCATCAGTTTTTGATCATGCATGGAATTTAGCAAGAAAGACAAACTATTGGGAGGCAATGATAATTAATGGATTGGCAACAGCATCAATTCTAAGTTCAAGTCCAGAAATTATAACAGAGTTGATTGAAAGAGGATCTTTAGGTGCATCAGTTTCAGGCAACGGTCCAGCAATTGCAGCAATAACAAAAAAAGAAAATGAATCTAATATCAAAAAAGCATTTTCAGCATTAGAAGGAAATATCATTATTTCAAAAATCAGTAACAAAAAGGCTGAAGTTCATGAAGTGTAA
- the aroD gene encoding type I 3-dehydroquinate dehydratase, giving the protein MKYKTCVSIAEKTPNKVKQTLKTALKKSDFVEIRFDFLKMEQIPQTLELIKKDLKKSVCTLRPKTEGGQFSGNEKERISIIKLIAEYNPFLLDVEFNTLKRNTSLVKYLKSTKTKLLVSWHDFKKTPNSAELKKKLNQMSKFSNFVKIVSTAKSTDDSTRILELYSKKGKNNLISFAMGDYGRISRILCLYLGSPYTYVSLGKAVAPGQFSVDEVNKITNLKK; this is encoded by the coding sequence ATGAAATACAAGACTTGTGTATCCATTGCAGAAAAGACACCTAACAAAGTCAAACAGACACTAAAGACAGCTTTAAAGAAATCAGACTTTGTTGAGATAAGATTTGATTTTCTAAAAATGGAACAAATTCCACAAACACTAGAACTAATTAAAAAAGATTTGAAAAAATCAGTATGTACACTAAGACCAAAAACAGAAGGAGGACAGTTTTCAGGAAATGAAAAAGAGAGAATTTCAATAATAAAATTAATTGCAGAGTACAACCCATTTTTACTAGATGTAGAGTTCAACACTCTGAAAAGAAATACATCACTAGTCAAATATCTAAAATCAACTAAAACAAAATTACTTGTTTCTTGGCACGACTTTAAGAAAACTCCCAACTCTGCAGAATTAAAAAAGAAGTTAAATCAAATGAGCAAATTCTCAAATTTTGTAAAGATTGTCAGTACTGCAAAATCAACTGATGACTCTACAAGGATACTGGAGTTATACAGTAAGAAAGGCAAAAATAATCTAATCTCATTTGCCATGGGCGATTACGGTAGGATTTCAAGAATTTTATGCCTATATTTGGGCAGTCCATACACGTACGTCTCCTTAGGAAAAGCAGTTGCTCCAGGTCAATTCAGTGTTGATGAAGTAAATAAAATAACAAACTTGAAAAAATAA
- the aroE gene encoding shikimate dehydrogenase, which translates to MGKTFAVIGDPIDHSLSPNIHSAAFRELNLDCSYIAYRIPKEELGEGIEGLKKIKINGFNVTIPHKVEMMKYLDKIDESCSLIGAVNTVVNNDGILKGYNTDMDGFLEPLKKRNVDIANSNVLLLGAGGAARAIVAGFAKEKAKSITIANRTIEKANSLVEFAQKISLSANAITVDKVGESAKNYNIIVNATSIGLKNESSPISLEGIDKETVVYDIVYMPMHTDFLKKAKEKNAIVIFGYEMLLGQAARAFEIWHGMEAPYNAMKKALLGGV; encoded by the coding sequence ATGGGGAAAACATTTGCAGTTATAGGGGATCCAATTGATCATTCCTTATCTCCGAACATTCACAGTGCTGCATTCAGAGAACTAAACCTTGATTGTTCATACATTGCATATAGAATTCCAAAAGAAGAGTTAGGAGAAGGAATCGAGGGGTTAAAAAAAATTAAAATCAACGGATTCAACGTTACCATCCCACACAAAGTTGAGATGATGAAATATTTGGATAAAATTGATGAGTCTTGCAGTTTGATTGGTGCAGTAAACACAGTTGTAAACAACGATGGCATACTGAAAGGATACAATACAGACATGGATGGTTTTCTAGAACCATTAAAGAAAAGAAATGTAGACATTGCAAATTCAAATGTGCTTTTGCTGGGAGCAGGTGGAGCCGCTAGAGCAATAGTGGCAGGCTTTGCAAAAGAAAAAGCAAAAAGCATTACAATAGCAAACAGAACAATAGAAAAAGCAAACAGTTTGGTAGAATTTGCACAAAAGATTAGTCTTAGTGCAAATGCCATAACTGTTGATAAAGTTGGAGAATCTGCAAAAAATTATAACATTATTGTCAATGCAACATCAATAGGACTCAAAAATGAATCTAGTCCAATTTCGCTTGAAGGTATTGATAAAGAGACAGTTGTTTATGATATCGTATACATGCCAATGCATACAGACTTTCTAAAAAAAGCAAAAGAAAAAAACGCTATTGTTATTTTTGGATATGAGATGTTGCTAGGTCAGGCAGCAAGAGCATTTGAGATTTGGCACGGTATGGAAGCACCTTATAATGCCATGAAAAAAGCACTGTTAGGAGGAGTCTGA
- a CDS encoding prephenate dehydrogenase/arogenate dehydrogenase family protein, whose amino-acid sequence MKKVTVIGAGGQMGQWFAKYFADKGFEVTGFDSENKIPGKGIIQSDSLVGAILKADYVVLCTPTRRTPEIIRLIAKEMKRGTYLIEISSEKSKVVSSLSKMPAKINPICIHPMFGPGVKTIKGQNIISVPIKDAKKELTVTKSLFEGANFVTIDAVEHDKKIAVILGLTHLMNLVFANIISKDEKMLLTEKMSGTTFRVQKTLAESIMTESPELIETIIANPEIRRVAEELWKDIGRLLTAVQESKTEEVVNYIKDCQERLAKHTDINESYKKLTKMVKVVEK is encoded by the coding sequence ATGAAGAAAGTTACAGTAATTGGAGCAGGAGGCCAAATGGGCCAATGGTTTGCAAAATATTTTGCAGATAAAGGATTTGAAGTAACAGGTTTTGATTCAGAAAACAAAATTCCAGGCAAGGGAATAATACAATCAGATTCCCTAGTAGGTGCAATTCTAAAGGCAGATTATGTGGTGTTATGTACACCTACAAGAAGAACCCCAGAGATCATCAGGCTAATTGCAAAAGAGATGAAAAGAGGCACATATCTTATTGAGATTTCATCAGAAAAATCAAAAGTCGTTTCATCACTATCAAAAATGCCTGCAAAGATCAATCCAATTTGTATTCATCCTATGTTTGGTCCGGGTGTAAAAACAATAAAAGGTCAAAATATAATTTCAGTTCCAATTAAAGATGCAAAAAAAGAGTTAACTGTAACAAAATCTCTATTTGAAGGGGCAAATTTTGTTACAATTGATGCAGTAGAGCATGACAAAAAGATTGCAGTTATTTTAGGATTAACTCATTTAATGAATTTAGTTTTTGCAAACATTATTTCAAAAGATGAAAAGATGTTACTTACAGAAAAAATGTCAGGTACAACATTCAGAGTTCAAAAGACATTGGCAGAAAGTATTATGACAGAATCTCCAGAATTAATTGAAACTATCATTGCAAATCCAGAAATCCGTAGAGTGGCAGAGGAACTTTGGAAAGATATTGGCAGATTACTTACTGCTGTTCAAGAATCAAAAACAGAAGAAGTGGTAAATTACATCAAAGATTGTCAAGAAAGACTAGCCAAACATACAGACATCAATGAGTCATATAAGAAACTGACAAAGATGGTCAAAGTCGTTGAAAAATAA